The Pirellulales bacterium genome has a window encoding:
- a CDS encoding cytochrome c has product MFALTSISRWAIIAAVAVPFFTGCGQPEPARFHLNMVHAVKNKISPKKQQEVANLLTALFGTPDDPYLPPELQADGGLDINLVRRAAGPVGSDVSRKKNGLYREHCVHCHGISGDGMGTTAAFLNPYPRDYRPGLYKFKSTSSDTPVRPTHDDLMRTLVEGLPGSSMPSFRLLPDQDREALVEYVKYLTVRGETELALYQMVNDEFPGEDESLPQDQETIVALARTNVDKWINSLAQTIEPPTPPANFGTAESIALGRAAFFDAKKGNCTSCHGTTALGDGQLIVKDEWSKSVVEARTVAGEGTENPDTAALALIDQFSLPVRFLQPRNLRNGIYRGGRRPLDIYYRVHAGIQGSGMSGATAEATPDERWAIVDYVLSLPYEPGGALRFDPHAEQAAPVKETN; this is encoded by the coding sequence ATGTTCGCTTTAACAAGTATTTCCCGCTGGGCGATCATTGCCGCTGTGGCCGTGCCGTTTTTTACCGGTTGCGGCCAGCCCGAGCCGGCCCGCTTTCACCTGAATATGGTTCATGCGGTAAAAAATAAAATCTCGCCCAAGAAACAGCAGGAAGTGGCCAATCTGCTGACGGCGTTGTTTGGGACGCCGGATGACCCGTATTTGCCGCCGGAATTGCAGGCGGACGGGGGGTTGGATATCAACCTGGTCCGGCGGGCGGCGGGCCCGGTGGGGAGTGACGTCAGCCGCAAAAAAAACGGTCTGTACCGCGAACATTGCGTGCACTGCCACGGAATTAGCGGGGACGGCATGGGGACAACCGCCGCGTTTCTTAATCCCTATCCCCGCGATTACCGCCCCGGTCTGTACAAGTTCAAATCGACCAGTTCGGACACGCCGGTCCGGCCCACGCATGACGATCTGATGCGAACCCTGGTTGAGGGGCTGCCCGGCTCATCGATGCCGTCCTTCCGCCTGTTGCCGGACCAAGACCGCGAGGCGCTGGTGGAATATGTGAAGTACCTGACTGTCCGGGGGGAAACCGAACTGGCCCTCTATCAAATGGTCAATGACGAATTTCCGGGCGAGGACGAATCGCTTCCCCAGGATCAAGAAACCATCGTGGCACTCGCGCGAACGAACGTTGATAAATGGATCAATTCCCTCGCTCAAACCATCGAACCGCCGACACCACCCGCAAACTTTGGCACGGCTGAATCGATCGCCCTGGGGAGGGCGGCGTTTTTTGACGCTAAAAAAGGAAATTGCACCAGTTGCCATGGGACAACCGCGCTGGGTGACGGTCAATTGATCGTCAAGGACGAATGGTCAAAAAGCGTGGTGGAGGCCCGGACCGTGGCGGGGGAGGGTACCGAAAACCCCGACACCGCCGCATTAGCGCTGATTGATCAGTTTTCGCTTCCCGTGCGGTTTTTGCAGCCGCGCAATCTGCGCAACGGCATTTATCGCGGGGGACGACGGCCCCTGGACATCTATTACCGCGTCCACGCGGGGATCCAGGGTTCCGGCATGTCCGGCGCCACGGCCGAGGCGACGCCCGACGAACGTTGGGCGATTGTGGATTATGTCCTGTCCCTGCCGTACGAGCCGGGAGGAGCATTGCGGTTTGACCCCCATGCCGAACAGGCGGCGCCGGTCAAAGAGACGAATTAG
- the coxB gene encoding cytochrome c oxidase subunit II produces MARLWSLLVLAVLIGGVLTFAIGPTYRMSLPQDVSTHGHTIDGLYYFILALTGIVFIATQSVLFYFMWRYEANTNKDPITYTHGSHTLEIVWTIIPAATLLFISIFQFDSWAEAKMRNPMYGPDGKPGTADDMPPTLEVTARQWEWRLRYPGQDGRLGTADDLFTVNELHVPVNQDIVVSLKSMDILHSFFLPELRVKQDAVPGMKIPVWFQATKTGRYELVCAEHCGARHYAMKGMLVVDTPEDYQAWLRKLTREQFRTQPATTQTNATADNATSNNATSNNAPADSTQLTSANQGEL; encoded by the coding sequence GTGGCACGACTTTGGAGTTTACTGGTGTTGGCCGTGTTGATCGGCGGGGTGCTGACCTTTGCCATCGGCCCCACGTATCGCATGAGCTTGCCGCAGGATGTTTCCACGCATGGACACACCATCGACGGCCTGTATTACTTTATCCTGGCCTTGACCGGCATCGTGTTTATCGCCACGCAGTCGGTGCTGTTCTATTTTATGTGGCGGTACGAGGCCAACACCAACAAAGACCCCATCACCTACACGCATGGCAGCCACACGCTAGAGATCGTCTGGACGATTATTCCCGCAGCCACGCTCTTGTTTATTTCTATTTTTCAGTTTGATTCATGGGCGGAAGCCAAGATGCGTAATCCCATGTACGGTCCCGACGGCAAGCCCGGCACCGCGGACGACATGCCCCCCACGCTGGAAGTGACCGCGCGGCAATGGGAATGGCGGTTGCGATACCCTGGCCAGGACGGGCGCCTGGGAACCGCGGACGACCTGTTCACGGTGAATGAACTGCATGTGCCGGTCAATCAGGACATTGTGGTTTCGCTGAAAAGTATGGACATCTTGCATAGCTTTTTTCTGCCGGAACTGCGGGTCAAGCAGGACGCGGTGCCGGGGATGAAAATTCCCGTTTGGTTCCAGGCGACCAAAACCGGACGGTACGAGCTGGTCTGCGCCGAGCACTGCGGCGCGAGGCACTATGCCATGAAAGGCATGCTGGTGGTGGATACTCCCGAAGATTACCAAGCTTGGCTGCGCAAGTTGACCCGCGAGCAATTTCGCACGCAACCCGCGACCACACAGACAAACGCCACCGCGGACAATGCCACCTCCAATAATGCCACCTCCAACAATGCCCCCGCCGATTCCACACAACTCACTTCCGCCAATCAGGGTGAACTATAA